The Juglans microcarpa x Juglans regia isolate MS1-56 chromosome 8D, Jm3101_v1.0, whole genome shotgun sequence genomic sequence GATTAATAATGTTGTACGTAGTCATGAGAGCCCTTGATCAGTTCAGTACGTACCACTGCATGCgcgcatatatataaaaacctGCAGACATAAAATTCTTTAGTTAGAAGCAAACtaagattactatatatatatatatatatatatatatatatatatatatacatacacgaTCGAAGATTAAATTGCGCGCATAGGAAGGCTGCATCAGGCGGGCTCGATCGGGAATTGATACGTACCGCGCGTACTACGCCTTCATGAAGGTAGCTAGCTAGTGCATGCAGCATGCGTTTGAGTTTGTAAATATTGATCTTTGTTTCTACTAATTTTTCgcgaaaagaaaaaatgatcatGTCCCTAGCTGCTGCATATATGCATTAAAACcgatttcatatataatattatacggCCGGGGACTCATGACATATAAGGTGTACTGTTAATACCACGTTTATTTGGTTGGTATTAATTAAGGCCTTTTTTTCCCTTAACTTGAACCTGATAAATGACATTGGAGAAACCTTAATTAATAGTCCACAAAGGCCGCcttataaaaacatatatgaCAGCTTGTAGATTGATATATTTCTACAACAATATATATGGACCGTTGAAAAagggaattatatatatatttaaatagtttaatatgTACTTTAGGACTTAGCAAAGGGGATTTAAttgacatgatatatatagtttatatattgaCATATTGTGATCAGAACCTAAGCTAGATCGAGAACACAATATGCATGTATGGAGGCCGAATGCTAGCTGCAGAAaatagaacatatatatatgtaggcaAAGAACTGAAAGTggaacatgatcatgatctaatTAGCTCTTGCATGCGAATTAATGAGATagattattcattattatatatagatgtaaTTAAGCTCAAGTTTAATATTTTCGGTATAATTTCGACCAAAATTAAtactccttttttttccttggaccaAAATAACTGATCATGGAACAGCTTGGATCGGtagctaattttattttcatactagctagctagctagttgggATGATAAGTACTACTGCGTACGGAGGTATTAATCTTGGTTGAACAGTAGatcatgaataatatatatgatctaattcatgatgatcatgagtaAGACAAAAGGCAAGAAATACTCCTAGCTACCTACTTTTCACTTATAAGCTGGAAATGTTGGCTGATGGATGAGTTTGCTTGAAAACTAGCTAGCTTATATTGATAATGGCCTCATGCCTGGCAGGCATATATATATGCGAGCTGTACGCGGCCAGCTTCTGTCCGAGCAGCTACTTGTCAAAATATTAGAGAGATCAGAGATCATGCATGCACTTTGTAACATTTTTGCTTGAGGCCTGCTGTTGTAATTATTGACGTTGGTTTAGTTGTTTTCAACTAAAAGAGCACTCGATACCTTAAGGACTCCGTTTCTGTGGTGAGAATTTTAGTGTACTCGAAAGGAAAGCATTCAGCCTTCTAATTAAAGTAATGTACTGATCGATATCATGTGGCTTTATGACTCGGGATTTATATTGTTGGATTGGTCGGCAAAGAAACATGCAATTAAGTCGCCAATAGAAAAAGATGACGACCTAAACATGCAATATCTCCACCATTGATTTTGTTACACGTACGTACCTTGCTCATCATGTTCTTGATCTCGACGCAAAAGATCGAATTAATACCTTGCTGTTATTCTAAAACGAatcaaaaacaattaaattcctatatatatatatatataatgagatgatCAGATCATCGCAGAAAGTACCGAAGAAATAGTACTATATACCATAAACCCATCCATGGGCGGAAGACCTAACGTACGCGCGTGATCCCTAGCTGCATTTCAATCGGCtggagagaaaatattaaaagaacCGGAAGCGCAGAACATTTATACTAGCTAGCTTTGGGATTTAAATTTCGTTCTTCAGATCATATATATTACTGCATGGccgtatacacacacacataagtacattattttttaagagaggCCAGTTTGGGTATGTATGTAAGAGCTGTTTATTTAAACTCTATATCCCACACACTTATATTCTGATGAGTTTAGAATAActcatgaatacttatcacttAATTGATGAGTCacaatgagataagattaactctatatctaATTATCACAGTGGGACACAAAGTTTCTATATTTCTTGGTAACCAGAAGTCTATAATTAAATAGTACTGAGGGGTGAAGAGTTTTCACCTATAATATCattgtgcctctagccatcgggagacACTAGAAGGTTAAGTTGTTTGGGTAATCATTCTCGTATATAGTTAGTCAAATTCTTCATCGAACTGTGATAGAGAAATGTATgtcttttaattgttattattttattgtggataatagaaaattaaagatCCAATTaataatgttcatgttaaaatatttaataatatatatacacatatagaatttggagagttttaggtttaattaatgatcatgttgtaagaataaatattttatgtacatACAAATAAAGATACATTACTAGATGAGTATGTGTGGAatgaaactaattaattagtacgTAACCTGCATTGTGGAATTAAGAATTGATCAATTAATAGTACTACCACCGATCATTAAAAACTAAAAGCTTAAAAAATGGTAGCTAGGTAGGGCAAGATGAGGAAGGCTGGGAGGCAGGAGCCGTATAAGGAAGTAATTAAATTTGGTATAAGGGAAGAAGAAACGTCATGACAGGGTGGGAATGATGTCATCAAAAGCCCCACCCAAATATATGGCTTCTTGTAGGTAATGGTAGTGGGAGTGCAGCTAGCTATCATCAAATGTTTGAATAGggtactctatatatatatacaaaaaccAACACGCAATTATTATACATAAagcccaaaaattaaaatgaaaaagctGATAGACCGAccgtatatacatacatacagtATGAATGTATATGTAAAAGAACATGGGGACCAAAAAAGCAACCATGCGTGTGACCACAAAAGAGtccacctttaaaaaaaaaaaaaaaaaaaagaaaaaaagaaaacgaaacaATACTGATCTTCTACTGAGTGTTCTCTAAGTTTCCATATATGCATGCCTGGCCTGGCCTAGATCATGAGCATGCAAAAGATATATgttgaagaaaaggaaatacaaattaaatgaattaaacggCCAAAGTACATATAACATGATGATTATTATAAGAGCTAGAtgttaattaaagaaaaaatagtatatGACAGCAGAtagatagaaaaaattaatagtgcCAATATATAGTGACTGACTACCTTATAAGGACGTTAAAGAAGACCTCCGTACAAAAAGCATAAGGAAGGTGGTGCACCGGAGGAGACATCCATCAGAATCCATGACCTTAATTGCGGGTACGTACTTGGCAtctgatgcatatatatatatatatatatatatatatatatatatatgtatgtgtatacaACACATTAATATGttcttttaaaaagttaattatttttcatttgaaaacatctaatTTACAGTAAGAATTTATAAAACACGCGAATCAATTCAGAATTTCCAAatcatgtatatatgatattatataaaaatgaatatatgattgaggaattaaatatatatatgatatctaATTAGCATCAATGTTATAAATACTAGGAATCTAATTATATTAATGGTCTGGATTAATATGTATCAGGAATTAATCATATGACGTAAAAATACATCAAAATTAATATGACTTCATTCTttaaagtctttaaaaaatactcTTTAAAAAAACGTTTTTGGTACTTTAGGACTTAAGATCTTATAAggtgaaaaatgttattttagtCTAGGGTTTATGGTAGATATTTCTATTAATGTGAAGATGTTGTACGTAATAGTAATTtctgtaattattaattaaataaatttaaatataattatcatgAAATTGAAGtacaaacatataatatataaacaatatcaCCTTGATCTACCACTactgattttaaataattaaacaaacTAATTTAACGAGCTAGgattgatcatcatcatctataattagtatattatataaagcttatttttatctcaatctTATAAACCCTCCAAAATGGGTAATAGAGATCGAGGAACTAATTAATTccaaaattaataatgaaaagTTTGATCAGAGGACaaaacgtacaaaaaaaaaagaaaaaaagaaaaggaagaagatcaagaagaaagatAGATTTCCCTCGATCAACCTTTAATTGTCGTCTATGATCTAGACATTAATTTACTAAGTTGAAAAGGGAAACAAAAAGTAAGTAGGGttaatgatttttgtttttcttttgataaccatgctagctagctagctgcttatataatatataactgtGTAATTAACCAGACCTTGCCGCGCGACCAAGGGCTTGCTAAagccttttttttcttgtgttttgtttttttacggTAAACATGACAAGAGAACTAAAAGGAATTAGATTAAAACCTCTTTAGGCCAAAGCAGGAAGCTAGAGGATAAAAGCAGGGAATTATAGAGCTTATATATGTGACGAAACCGGCTATATAGGCCGACAATGATCGGAGGAGCTTTGAGGTCCGTGCTCCATCTCAAAAGTAATTGGATATCTCTATTATTCCATGGGTGTCGTGGCCTTCTCTTTTTAGTTTCGATGGAGAAATTCCGTCAACAAGCATTACATATAGTTTTCTACTATTCTTTCCGACCATAAGTTAGCTGCTCGGATTTGATTGGACGAAGAGTAATTGAAACATCGAAGGTGCGTGGTTATCGACTCCGATGATATTAGAGCATGTcaaaggaaaacaagaaaagacaaaaatagaaagaaagagggagaaaataaataaaatagacgAACGAGGATCGAGTGAGCTTGCGatttctaaattttcttttagcttGTACAACATCATGATTATTAGTTCATGAAACTGAACTTTCAGACTAGAACTCatttcactatatattatacgcATACAtgagagaatatatatatatatatatatatatatatatataaagaagagGATGTGAGTGCTCTAATATTCTAATTACTCATATAATTAAACGGGTATaaattaatctttaaaaaaaagggcAAAGTTGCCCATGTAATATTAAACCATGGCAAGATGCTCTACCCTTATCGATCATACCTTCGAAAGGACATAAATTCCAAAAGGACCGGTAAGAGCCATGAATACATATGCAACTGAAACCAAGAAACTGGAGGAGaccctagagagagagagagagagagagagagagagaagaaggggGTGGAGTGTGTTCCAAGACACAATGATTACATGGTCTTGGGGAAGCAGAAAGGGTGGCGTGGAGATAGCGAAGAGGATGGAAGAACGTGGGGGCTTGACCGAGGTAGGAGAGGAAAGGCCTAAAAGATGAtacatagaaataaattaaaacccaaaagaaagaaaagggttAGCTAAGCCTTTTATCATGATGATACTCTCAGCCTTTTTGGTCTTTGGTCGGTCGACAATCTGTGTGTTGTGTGTTCACTCTGTTTGTGCTTGTGTTTCCCATCgcccccatctctctctctctctctctctctctctctctctccccaactGCGCTCAGAGAGTGTAATCATACACTTTGAACCAATTGCAAAGCAACAAacatatgttattttaatttatgtacAGAGTAGAATACTTTCTGGTTATACCCCACCCTGAAAGCTACAGGAATAGATAGAGAATGCCGTatgaagaaaggaaaggagACTAGCAGTACTCGACAGGCTCTATATATTTAGAGTGGTGGGAGGGTGCAGAAGagccaagaaaaaacaaaggaagcAAAAAGATACCAACAAAGCAAAGGAAAAAGCTTTGTTGAGGCAAAGGATAAAAAGGGTCATCACCCCCACAAAGGAAGTGGCAGGAAAAACCTACCAAGGTGAAAGAGATATAAGAGTGGGATTGAGAGAAGTCTATCCCTTGGCCTTTTCTCCTACTACTTCACGAGAGATACAGAGGACAGAGCAAGACTAAGATCATCCATCACATATCAAGGAAGGTCTGTCCTATTTTGTTTTCTAGCATTTCTTCCTTATACCCTTTCACTCTAATCTTTACAGGAAGTGTAAAACAACTTCCTTACCTTTCTCTTTGAATTCtccttttcatattcaaattggGAAGCAAGTGATGATCAATACGTAACCAGCCGTAagctctatatatatttgtaattacttgttctatattatatacgagagagagagagagagagagatgtgcggcaagaaggaagaagatcaaggagagTGTTCTCAAACTGTCCATAACATGAACATACAAAGCTTCCAAGAACAGTTGTTTCTTCAACAGCAGCAACAGATGCAGCAACATCAACAACAGAACAGTGACATATATGGAGGTGGAAGAGGATTGATTTTCCCGGAAGTTTCACCAATCTTGCAGCCATGGTCTCTCCCTCCGGTCCATGCCTTCGACCCGGCCCACTTTGCCACAAATCCGGTCCGAGACCACGACCCATTTCTTGCCCCTCCTCAGCCATCATCGTTTGCGGGTTTGTTCAACAGGAGACCTTCCTTACAGTTTGCCTACGATGGTCCATCATCAGACCATCTCCGAATCATATCTGACACTCTAGGGCCCGTGGTTCAACCCGGTTCGGCTCCTTTTGGTCTTCAAGCCGAGTTGGGAAAGATGACTGCCCAAGAAATCATGGATGCCAAGGCTCTTGCAGCTTCGAAGAGTCACAGTGAGGCtgagaggaggagaagagagaggatCAACAACCATCTTGCTAAGCTGCGCAGCTTATTACCCAGCACGACCAAAGTAagtaaaaacaatcattatAGATTCATAAACtcaatggggaaaaaaatatacaaatgtaTCTACACGCGtacatgtattttataatattaatggtATCATATACTTTTATACTTTTCTTGTACACCTTTTGTCACGTATCATAGCTACTTAATGAGCTTTTTCAATCAGAGATCTATGTGTAGATCTTCCTAAGATTCTAGTTATGATCAGGTTGGTCTGTAATGTGCTTTCAAAACCTAGCTACCATTAGATATGAGGTGTagtcacattttctttttacacttagcttttcttcttcttttctctcttttttttccttcttcttctttttttttggttaagatCCCTCTTtattgatgtttttcttttggcttATTCTTTCCGAGTCTTGTGGTAGTTCCGAGGAGGggaaaaacgaaaaaaaagaaTGAGCGTTAATGTCGCTCAGCTGATATGATAAAGAGGAACCACGGAGCAGTTGAAAAGCTTCCCATAACATTTTTTTGCCGGATATCAGTCAGACCAAgttagagaaggaaaaagaataaagcCAGACAAACTAGCATACTTGTCAGTAACACTATGCACCCATGCCTTACCTTCTAAAACCCCACCATTAAAATCCCACTTTCCATTACGAATGATCAAAGCAGGAAAAACTTCAAAGCCCACCTTTTCTTTTCATACACTCAAACAACATTCATatgcatacatacgtacatatatatgtatagatatCTCTGTGTGTATACATtagatgaatatataatatatctctTTTAATTTCTCTTCCCTTTTGAGTTCGATCgacattctatatatatataatgacaaTATATATCACTAACTTTGATTGTATACGACGTTTTGTAATCTTATTTGGCTTATTGCTTCTGATACAGACGGACAAAGCTTCGTTGTTAGCTGAAGTAATACAGCACGTGAAAGAGCTTAAGCGTCAGACTTCTTTGATAGCAGAAACGAGTCCGGTACCCACTGAAGTGGACGAGCTAACCGTTGATGCATCAGACGAGGACGGTAAGTTTGTTATCAAAGCCTCACTTTGCTGCGAGGACAGGTCTGATCTCTTACCTGATCTCATCAAGACCTTGAAAGCTTTACgtttaaaaactttaaaagcTGAGATTACAACACTTGGGGGACGTGTAAAGAATGTGCTGTTCATTACTGGGGAAGAGGATTCTAGTAGCAGCGGCGAGCAAAaccagcaacaacaacaacaacagcaatATTGTGTAAGTTCAATTCAAGAAGCTCTTAAGGCAGTGATGGAGAAGACTACAGGAGACGAGTCTTCTTCAGGGACTGTTAAGAGGCAAAGGACTAATATCAATATCCTTGAACATAGGTCGCTTTGATTTTACAAAGACCGTACACTTCTAGGGATCACTttcgtcttcttcttttgctttcttGTGGGAGTGGTTTTTTGGtgtgtttattatatatatatgtactattTCCACCATGAACAAATCAGTAATGATAGTCGTATGTTTTGTGTACTTGCATCACTTCAAAAAAGGGAAATGTGTGTCTGCGTCTGGGCGTGTCTGtgcgtgagagagagacagagaggctTTGTTGGTTAATGCTTGATcagttttccatttttttgtgttttagtaATTTGGCTGTTTAGAAGACTGCACACACAGAGGCATacattcagagagagagagagagagagagacacacacacacagactgATCAGAAGACGGACGTGGTTTGGTTTGTTAGGAATGGAAATAACTGTGAAGGATCTTTTTCGTAGGGAGAGAAACCTTATATTAAATCCTAACATAGAAAATGTGTCATGGGCTCTCTGATCCGGTTTCAACTCAAAACATGCAGTCtggttgttttgttttgttttgtttgtagtgtctcactctctctctctctcttcagagTACTGGTGGGAGTATAATCATTTATTAGAATAGTGACGATATAGTTCTCGTCATGTGCTTCATCCCCACATGGCTACCACCCCCACCTCCTCTCCCTCCATCCGTATAACGATCTCTGAGGCCACCCAAGCTCTGGTTTTCAGTAAAGAATAAgggggaaaaaagagagagaagggaaaaagaaaactaatgaGGCATGCACGCTGTCACTAGAGCTGGGTGATGGAttgatttttagaatttatatacaGACAAGAGACAATATTTTATGTGGTCACTTTTTGTCCTTTCATGTCTTCTTTCTcctattttccttttccttttcgaagcgttttgtttattatatatatatatatggaatatatattaaagaCTTGTCATTGGTTTCTCCGTATCTAAAttcaaaatcacatattttagaaattatctttatcatttgaagaaaattttcacattaaattatctatcttaagttaaaaataaatatatatattttattattattattattattaattcttttcctaaaattaattcttttatatatattttataattagcacccactacatacatttggcattaataatacaaatataataataataaaatataattttctttatatattagattaaaaatataataaaatgataaaaaaatataatatattatagatcAGGAATTCTATGTATCAGCcattattcactttcacaccatatacctatagtttttttttttcatatataaggTGTATAGGTGTTTTTGATAAGGTATGAGGGTGTGATAGTAAATAGTGGTTgatacatataatttttctatattataataataaaatgaaggtGAATGTGAAGGTTCTGTTGtgttattgagagagagagaagaggaaagagttgtgagagagagagtggaaggcgagaaaaaattaataaaatagcatttgatgagtgaatagtacATTTCCAAATGAGATGTATTGATATTGTTCATAGCTatggaaatattttcatatgcacaATCTAATGTAGTCAATTTAATGATCTAATTATGCAAATATGTGTTTGCATTGCATATAGATAAATCAATGCGCATGCTCTAATCCATTAGTTCTTGGAAATTAAATATGTGCACAAGTTTCATACCAAATCAGTATGTTCTCATAATTGTACAAGtctcatatatatttcatcaGCACtgatctatataaatatatatatatatatatatatatatatgtagctcCATGCATATTGTAATGATTTCCAGAGCTAGCTGTTCAAAactaaatagatattttaaaagtttCTTAAGTGAAAGTGCACAGCATGCATCTAATATTCTTACTTGAGGACTAGGTAATGATAGTAATAATTAgagctataatatatatatatacactacaatagaatgtgtattttgtgacagagaaaattgtcacaaaaaaatggcaaaccgtcactaaaaatttttggtgacggtttgaaaccgtcaccatgaccgtcacctaaagtgcgtcacagaaaacatttggtgacggtttactgtacaaccgtcacaaaaaatatttttagtgacggttggaagtgttccgttcggtacaacgttcgaacgttcattttttggtgacggttatgaactgtcacagaaaataacgttcggacgtaaaatcaaacgttcggacgttatacaagaccgattggcgttcgaatgagagaagttgacgttcgttggagatcgtgttcgaacgtataaaatgtacgttcgaatgttaatgcgtccgaacgttaattacattaaacgttcgaatatttgttcgaacgaaaacgttaatgttcaaacgtagcgcgtttaatgttcggacgtatactcgaatgtaaacgaaggagcgtccgaatgcaagttttctgttcgaacgttagtcgctttaccgttcgaacggtttgttcgtttaagcgtgagtacgttcgaacgtatagtttaacgttcgtacgattcaattgtatttacgttcgaacgtttgttacagtgtgaaccaacgttcgaacgatttttatttacatttgaacgtacagatcagaaatactaatttcataaaatttaaaaacataataccaatattatcatattacatacccaattaagaagtaacaatgtcttataaaagtacaaaattagatattaaaactagtcagaaatattgataaaagttatttcttctttttccctcgcccacggggattttgttgcaacgacataacacgttccatttgcaccatcatctcccgttgcacttgctcttgcacttcattgcgtattctttcctcctggtctctctgttggtcctgcaaacgcgtctctaaatgagactgtcgttctaagagagactctaactcttgttgtctggacctcatatactcattctcacgccgtgcagcttctaaatctgccgtaagattattaatttgtgaagccgatgaggttgaggaggatgaacatttatgcttgatagatcgtcccaaacctcttgccatactagactgcggcccgagcacttgcgtgaatatgtctatgtcactaggagatgattcctcagaagcggactgcatctccaacattttgctctgcaatttaaaaggtaatgatcgtaaataattagtaacgtattaaaagaaatagaaataagaaataaactattaaaatattatatatctatttatttaacaaaattaacactgcttacataattatctgcagcgacaggatccatccactcactatgctcattagtgtgagcagcagcatagacatgaatgagggaaaagttttcaggatcatcacgtttctaaaaaagcgagaatattagcaattttaaaaagataatattagtacttatcagaaataatatcaggaaaataaatgaattctataattttttaattaccattttttcagcaagacgatggaatgaccttgaaccggcacgatggtggacagtcataacggatctattctgtgcatttgtagaactcaagtgctacaaaatatattaaaaatgttaattgtaatatgtatacatataatatataaaacgaatatgaatgtaaataattaaaagagataaatgtaaaatacctgataatctggagatgcgaaaagatcacaacactttctccaatcatctaacttcatctgctgaaaaggagactgcgcagcctcttccaacgtttcaaacttcttgaagtggtcatgacatcgtcctttgtgacgtcgaaatagtgtagccatcaactcattcacggttctcaaatcctcgctacggccaaagtcgaggtccaattcatcctaataagggaatcaggaaaaaaatataatatattaatctaggttaaaaaaatgtactgaaaaataaactcaccagcacacgacttcgaatgtgctccttaatcttattcggaacatctcgccatgagcgcacataaaatggagcataagctcgaactaatgtgccaatataggaggaaagcgctgctgcactatcatccactcctccagtggaattatcaggaattgtgaccttcagtttaccatgccttctatttttttcaagagagattccacgtgtatagccacgaccgcgacgtgcagatgcattaactacatgataatagatatactataattataattatatagttattgagaaaaaagtattaactatatatataattatcaacgacaatatttccttactggtaggtgtcgaccggctgttgttctcttctgtgttagcttgatcttcaggaacggattcctcgagtgggaagtcctcaatgggtccaggacttggacttgccggaggcacatttcttcgttgtcgttttggcggcattcttgaaaataattaattatatcaaagaaaattaattagaagaaattatgaaaattcaagatattttatactcacctatatgaataaaatatttagtacttttattcttcagatgaattttccatgcttgtttcagaatctccatcaataacatcttcatcatcatcatgcacctcttcttcatcatctctatccacctcctgcccggattctgattcgtcttcatcttctgactcgtcttcttcttcttcctcctcactgacttgaattgaatgatcatttaatacagacgggtcgagatgtacgggtgggacatca encodes the following:
- the LOC121243677 gene encoding transcription factor bHLH30 — protein: MCGKKEEDQGECSQTVHNMNIQSFQEQLFLQQQQQMQQHQQQNSDIYGGGRGLIFPEVSPILQPWSLPPVHAFDPAHFATNPVRDHDPFLAPPQPSSFAGLFNRRPSLQFAYDGPSSDHLRIISDTLGPVVQPGSAPFGLQAELGKMTAQEIMDAKALAASKSHSEAERRRRERINNHLAKLRSLLPSTTKTDKASLLAEVIQHVKELKRQTSLIAETSPVPTEVDELTVDASDEDGKFVIKASLCCEDRSDLLPDLIKTLKALRLKTLKAEITTLGGRVKNVLFITGEEDSSSSGEQNQQQQQQQQYCVSSIQEALKAVMEKTTGDESSSGTVKRQRTNINILEHRSL